One Salarias fasciatus chromosome 9, fSalaFa1.1, whole genome shotgun sequence DNA segment encodes these proteins:
- the msc gene encoding musculin, with protein sequence MSTGSAASDAEDEETCHGGRGRDACYHPSRFSDGEPEEDGGEGRVKQERRLSRAQRRDARQSQRSAANARERARMRVLSKAFSRLKTSLPWVPADTKLSKLDTLRLASSYISHLRQLLQDDRFENSFAHPVGLTWPFMMAGRSEEDFTSAARLCGTTA encoded by the exons ATGTCCACCGGCTCCGCCGCGAGTgacgccgaggacgaggagacgTGCCacggggggagagggagggacgcCTGCTACCATCCCAGCCGGTTTTCGGACGgggagccggaggaggacggcggggaggggagggtcaAGCAGGAGCGCAGACTCTCCAGGGCGCAGCGGCGGGACGCGCGCCAGTCCCAGAGGAGCGCGGCCAACGCGCGCGAGAGGGCGAGGATGCGGGTGCTGAGCAAGGCGTTCTCCAGGCTGAAGACCAGCCTGCCCTGGGTGCCCGCAGACACCAAACTGTCCAAACTGGACACGCTGCGGCTCGCCTCCAGCTACATCTCTCACCTcaggcagctcctgcaggacgaCCGCTTCGAAAACAGCTTCGCGCACCCAGTCGGTCTG ACTTGGCCGTTTATGATGGcggggaggtcagaggaagaCTTCACATCCGCTGCGAGACTCTGTGGGACCACAGCATAG